A genomic segment from Corylus avellana chromosome ca5, CavTom2PMs-1.0 encodes:
- the LOC132180971 gene encoding putative glycerol-3-phosphate transporter 1, producing MGSMTEPAPESNHRKPLGIRFLEYIQGTTLSYKTYQAIVLIVTFFAYASYHATRKTTSIVKSTLDPQSSDVGLKLYPWRITYLQEPAKLSWMLGDGWAPFNGSDGTALLGELDVAFLAFYAVGMYFSGHLGDRTDLRIFLTVGMVGTGLFTSLFGIGYWGNIHSFYYYLIVQMIAGLFQSTGWPSVVAVVGNWFGKSKRGLIMGIWNAHTSIGNITGSLVASALLSYGWGWSFVVPGLMIAFIGLAVFLLLPVNPESVGADGEDDELHSPKKIGEGVAQPLLESETEVKQKAVGFIQAWKIPGVAPFALCLFFAKLVAYTFLYWLPFYISNTAIDGKYLSSSSAGNLSTLFDVGGVVGGILAGHISDRLNARAITAASFMYCAIPALFFYRSYGHVSLTINIILMFITGLFVNGPYALITTAVSADLGTHSSLEGNSRALATVTAIIDGTGSVGAAIGPLLTGYISATSWTAVFTMLMAAALIAGLLLTRLVVAEVTEKIEESRSQSRSPALEV from the exons ATGGGTTCAATGACAGAACCAGCACCTGAGAGCAACCATAGGAAGCCCCTTGGAATCCGGTTCTTAGAATACATCCAGGGTACCACCCTTTCCTACAAAACCTACCAAGCCATTGTTTTGATTGTAACATTTTTCGCATACGCGAGCTACCATGCCACTCGAAAAACCACAAGCATTGTTAAGAGCACCCTTGATCCCCAATCATCAGATGTGGGATTGAAGCTCTACCCATGGAGGATAACCTACTTGCAGGAACCAGCTAAACTTTCGTGGATGCTTGGAGATGGTTGGGCTCCCTTTAACGGATCAGATGGGACAGCCTTGCTTGGAGAACTTGATGTCGCTTTTCTCGCGTTTTATGCTGTGGGAATGTACTTCTCTGGACATTTGGGTGATAGAACGGATTTAAGGATCTTCTTAACAGTGGGAATGGTGGGAACTGGTTTGTTTACTTCGCTCTTTGGCATTGGTTATTGGGGAAACATACATAGTTTTTACTACTATTTGATAGTCCAAATGATTGCCGGTTTGTTCCAGTCAACTGGATGGCCTTCAGTTGTTGCAGTGGTTGGTAACTGGTTTGGAAAGAGCAAGAGAGGGCTAATTATGGGTATATGGAATGCTCATACTTCCATTGGGAACATTACTGGTTCTCTGGTTGCTTCTGCTCTATTGAGCTACGGATGGGGTTGGTCCTTCGTTGTGCCCGGTCTCATGATTGCTTTCATTGGATTGGCAGTTTTTCTCCTATTGCCTGTTAATCCTGAGTCTGTTGGAGCTGATGGAGAAGATGATGAACTCCATTCTCCAAAGAAAATTGGGGAGGGAGTAGCACAACCTTTGTTGGAGTCAGAGACGGAGGTTAAGCAGAAAGCTGTGGGGTTCATACAAGCGTGGAAAATTCCGGGAGTTGCTCCCTTTGCTCTTTGCCTCTTCTTTGCCAAATTGGTTGCTTATACATTTCTCTACTGGCTTCCGTTCTATATTAGCAATACAG CTATTGATGGCAAGTATTTATCTAGCTCAAGTGCCGGAAACTTGTCTACATTGTTTGATGTTGGTGGTGTGGTTGGGGGAATTCTTGCTGGCCACATTTCCGATCGCTTAAATGCGAGAGCAATAACGGCTGCAAGTTTCATGTACTGTGCTATCCCCGCTCTCTTTTTCTATCGAAGCTACGGACACGTTTCCTTGACGataaatatcattcttatgTTCATCACCGGCTTGTTCGTGAATGGGCCATATGCTCTTATTACAACGGCTGTATCGGCCGACTTGGGAACCCACAGTTCGTTGGAAGGGAATTCCCGGGCACTGGCAACGGTGACGGCGATTATCGATGGAACAGGCTCTGTTGGGGCTGCTATTGGACCCTTATTAACGGGCTATATTTCTGCTACAAGCTGGACTGCAGTCTTCACCATGTTGATGGCAGCAGCTCTAATCGCAGGGCTGCTTCTAACTAGGCTTGTTGTAGCCGAGGTTACTGAAAAGATTGAGGAGTCAAGGTCACAATCAAGATCTCCAGCACTTGAAGTGTGA
- the LOC132181040 gene encoding putative glycerol-3-phosphate transporter 1, whose product MGSMTEPAPESNHRKPLGIRFLEYIQGTTLSYKTYQAIVLIVTFFAYASYHATRKTTSIVKSTLDPQSSDVGLKLYPWRITYLQEPAKLSWMLGDGWAPFNGSDGTALLGELDVAFLAFYAVGMYFSGHLGDRTDLRIFLTVGMVGTGLFTSLFGIGYWGNIHSFYYYLIVQMIAGLFQSTGWPSVVAVVGNWFGKSKRGLIMGIWNAHTSIGNITGSLVASALLSYGWGWSFVVPGLMIAFIGLAVFLLLPVNPESVGADGEDDELHSPKKIGEGVAQPLLESETEVKQKAVGFIQAWKIPGVAPFALCLFFAKLVAYTFLYWLPFYISNTAIDGKYLSSSSAGNLSTLFDVGGVVGGILAGHISDRLNARAITAASFMYCAIPALFFYRSYGHVSLTINIILMFITGMFVNGPYALITTAVSADLGTHSSLEGNSRALATVTAIIDGTGSVGASIGPLLTGYISATSWTAVFTMLMAAALIAGLLLTRLVVAEVTEKIEESRSQSRSPALEV is encoded by the exons ATGGGTTCAATGACAGAACCAGCACCTGAGAGCAACCATAGGAAGCCCCTTGGAATCCGGTTCTTAGAATACATCCAGGGTACCACCCTTTCCTACAAAACCTACCAAGCCATTGTTTTGATTGTAACATTTTTCGCATACGCGAGCTACCATGCCACTCGAAAAACCACAAGCATTGTTAAGAGCACCCTTGATCCCCAATCATCAGATGTGGGATTGAAGCTCTACCCATGGAGGATAACCTACTTGCAGGAACCAGCTAAACTTTCGTGGATGCTTGGAGATGGTTGGGCTCCCTTTAACGGATCCGATGGGACAGCCTTGCTTGGAGAACTCGATGTCGCTTTTCTCGCGTTTTATGCCGTGGGAATGTACTTCTCTGGACATTTGGGTGATAGAACGGATTTAAGGATCTTCTTAACAGTGGGAATGGTGGGAACTGGTTTGTTTACTTCGCTCTTTGGCATTGGCTATTGGGGAAACATACATAGTTTTTACTACTATTTGATAGTCCAAATGATTGCCGGTTTGTTCCAGTCAACTGGATGGCCTTCAGTTGTTGCAGTGGTTGGTAACTGGTTTGGAAAGAGCAAGAGAGGGCTCATTATGGGTATATGGAATGCTCATACTTCCATTGGGAACATTACTGGTTCTCTGGTTGCTTCTGCTCTATTGAGCTACGGATGGGGTTGGTCCTTCGTTGTGCCCGGTCTCATGATTGCTTTCATTGGATTGGCAGTTTTTCTCCTATTGCCTGTTAATCCTGAGTCTGTTGGAGCTGATGGAGAAGATGATGAACTCCATTCTCCAAAGAAAATTGGGGAGGGAGTAGCACAACCTTTGTTGGAGTCAGAGACGGAGGTTAAGCAGAAAGCTGTGGGGTTCATACAAGCGTGGAAAATTCCGGGAGTTGCTCCCTTTGCTCTTTGCCTCTTCTTTGCCAAATTGGTTGCTTATACATTTCTCTACTGGCTTCCGTTCTATATTAGCAATACAG CTATTGATGGCAAGTATTTATCTAGCTCAAGTGCCGGAAACTTGTCTACATTGTTTGATGTTGGTGGTGTGGTTGGAGGAATTCTTGCTGGCCACATTTCCGATCGCTTAAATGCGAGAGCAATAACGGCTGCAAGTTTCATGTACTGTGCTATCCCCGCTCTCTTTTTCTATCGAAGCTACGGACACGTTTCCTTGACGataaatatcattcttatgTTCATCACCGGCATGTTCGTGAATGGGCCATATGCTCTTATTACAACGGCTGTATCGGCCGACTTGGGAACCCACAGTTCATTGGAAGGGAATTCCCGGGCACTGGCAACGGTGACGGCAATTATTGATGGAACAGGCTCTGTTGGGGCTTCTATTGGACCCTTATTAACAGGCTATATTTCTGCTACAAGCTGGACTGCAGTCTTCACCATGTTGATGGCAGCAGCTCTAATCGCAGGGCTGCTTCTAACTAGGCTTGTTGTAGCCGAGGTTACTGAAAAGATTGAGGAGTCAAGGTCACAATCAAGATCTCCAGCACTTGAAGTGTGA